One region of Acanthopagrus latus isolate v.2019 chromosome 24, fAcaLat1.1, whole genome shotgun sequence genomic DNA includes:
- the LOC119015641 gene encoding FERM and PDZ domain-containing protein 4-like isoform X2 — MDMFGFSKMPKLSGHKNKMSGWPPPGPGSWGGLQGPPYSWDSMNSSREGRDGLTSQVSQSSSLEEVHLDGVPPAPRLVEMRRDPVLGFGFVAGSEKPVVVRSVTPGGPSEGKLLPGDEIIMINDEPVSSAPRERVIDLVRSCKESIMLTVVQPYPSPKSAFISAAKKAMLKSNPVKVRFAEEVIINGQVPNPVKDNSLLFMPNVLKVYLENGQTKSFRFDSSTSIKDVLLTLQEKLSIKCIEHFSLVLEQRTEGSGSKLLLLHEQEMLSQVTQRPGSDKMKCFFRVSFVPRDPVELLRRDAVAFEYLYVQSCNDVCLERFGPELKYDAALRLAALQMYILTMTTRQSQKVSLKYIQKEWGLPLFLPPAVLSSMKEKNIKKALTHILKTNQNLVPPGKKLTALQAKVHYLRYLSELRLYGGREFKSILLQGEKQTDVTLLVGPRYGISHVINARTNLVALLADFSHVNRIEILTEDDTNVRLELHVLDVRPITLIMESSDAMNLACLTAGYYRLLVDARRSIFSMPHCNSTGGDDNSQDRVLEWPYSTSLGNNEEPSLRQEEDYDRDSEYPDNGQRENSISPYFHEPQNPDLGPQRSLLPPPLPPATRHKTQDSPRSAKVSFIFGGDPPLNKAKNMGYERLLESPEVPEHRPPYMHNNTDFQPQDRVPFQFSGLTHVYSNIISEEGGEEPLLRDLFYRDTTDDAEDDDDASCEEDSTGGTPVGDDRGGGGENCGNQGGGLATAAGKSTFLTLSGSTDDIIDLTSLPPPEGDDGVDEEDDDTLLETLNLAIAAPPPGFRDSSDEDTAPEGRPLSTHDNDDIPVSLIDAVPTHEEGEGSMGGERRLENAVVNTLQALEALSVSEQRPPPPPPNSNNPGVYASRGFSPESSSDSGNETNSSEMTEISELAATHRLSESHMRLLVATREGYQPLLEEKTEFPVSPSTGGTIQKKPRSPTRHLQPPAVPPRRSPLLDTASSGPNSLEVRPQTNFSSTLQRPSSTTPGGKHHKKSADSSGKYNTFSTRDLHRGESSGSRSRLDLDQRTSFCERGEGQRRQSAFLAENCAAEGLAMNSLSRDHHRVPRPPSSTSDNMLDVVNMGNCNVDNGAAAVEQDEHLVVASLLSPTKKSRSAGSDQGSDIQSDHQPISRQQSVARLCEYHLAKRISNLQGEAHSSLQGSLCSSLDAGGSTNSSACATPTDSPLGPGAVESKHHHLQRHPLSSSSSSLLRVLNYDDNKPGIPRGIPVQGPQGKDLHPHADPALLRKMLPNIHPPAAGGEPGRPSSATPSKHKETTGTGSKRSNNELHAKQQACLKGLNQKEGSEAYRQLINYLTVSQMHQGGKLHSAGMGGAVKKDTRRFITSNPQLVEMVKNRGNTIARCPCMPSSISSPFLSPNLVNPNSATMQLANKNQRSYHSATLPAKLKRSPDMHAQRVNDTLDFRPATAERRSSFSGLESELERSGMDPEHFLSLYKREGCISRDGGFIPGGNREGGGTINRAPPRSRSQPSGTTEDWFRSDPRAKHAVRQSSRPNDSLCFSAAPSVSGQRADLNTITLGRGDHPSAFIRQTSAGNRACITSPTPSSQSQPPPPPPPPPPPLPLSMQANVSSTNSGCTQNSIHPTQSRQNQNHIHSVTPTLQQTDPFSNNLQRGRELKRSCSNVTANSGSVEVLFDKPSRSRSQQPLMPSVPQQGETKVQRRPTRKRLSKSYSQGSVSSHTTCWSTGNRVDSRRASVAFPLQKDAKHMKGSQKLDNSPWRCNGPFSYCFFKRKSEGEDDEIEWERPRRSRGDIDHDDPAAAILPCGSAVDAAGEQLYGEVLNNMSFSDRLARINALKDRMYGFPSGFTDVRRDASELIALVRSSIGRCDRGPQMPLQDVSQYKQLLSVESKELGRACRRMAQAHSSPEEMLLAVTCSFQVLCCLCEACMCLVRGLGASASHQQREVVAKVDEVVMNYICLLKAAEVATVGAPGEHSVKALVRHSSTMSAIANALTRSLKTLLSK; from the exons ccATAAGAACAAAATGTCGGGCTGGCCTCCCCCCGGCCCAGGCTCCTGGGGTGGACTGCAGGGGCCCCCGTACAGCTGGGACAGCATGAACAGCTCCAGGGAGGGACGGGACGGCCTCACCAG CCAAGTGTCCCAGAGCAGCTCCCTGGAGGAGGTTCACCTGGACGGGGTCCCTCCCGCCCCTCGCTTGGTGGAGATGAGACGGGACCCGGTCCTGGGTTTCGGCTTCGTGGCAGGCAGCGAGAAACCGGTGGTGGTCCGCTCTGTCACTCCAG GTGGTCCATCGGAGGGGAAGCTGTTGCCAGGCGATGAGATCATCATGATCAACGATGAACCTGTCAGCTCGGCCCCGAGGGAGCGAGTCATCGACCTCGTCAG GAGCTGCAAAGAATCCATCATGTTGACTGTTGTCCAGCCGTATCCT TCCCCTAAATCAGCGTTCATCAGTGCAGCCAAAAAAGCCATGCTCAAGTCCAATCCGGTCAAAGTGCGCTTTGCAGAGGAGGTCATCATAAACGGCCAGGTTCCA AACCCGGTGAAGGACAACTCTCTTCTGTTCATGCCAAATGTCCTGAAGGTCTACCTGGAGAACGGGCAGACAAAGTCTTTTCGCTTTGACAGCAGTACCTCTATCAAG GACGTGCTCCTGACGCTGCAAGAGAAGCTGTCGATCAAATGCATCGAGCACTTCTCCCTTGTGCTGGAGCAGAGGACGGAAGGCTCTGGAAGCAAACTGCTTCTCCTGCACGAACAGGAGATGCTCTCTCAG GTGACCCAGAGGCCCGGCTCTGACAAGATGAAGTGTTTCTTCAGAGTCAGCTTCGTGCCCAGAGACCCCGTGGAGCTGCTCCGGAGAGACGCTGTGGCATTTGAATACCTCTATGTACAG AGTTGTAACGACGTGTGCTTGGAACGGTTCGGACCGGAGCTGAAGTATGACGCCGCGCTCCGACTGGCCGCGCTGCAGATGTACATCCTCACCATGACAACCAGGCAGAGCCAGAAGGTCTCGCTCAAGTACATCCA AAAGGAGTGGGGTCTGCCGCTCTTCCTGCCTCCCGCCGTGCTGTCCAGcatgaaggagaaaaacatcAAGAAGGCTCTGACGCACATCCTCAAAACCAACCAGAACCTCGTGCCTCCGGGGAAAAAA CTGACTGCTTTGCAGGCCAAGGTGCATTACCTGAGGTACCTCAGCGAACTCAGACTGTATGGAGGGAGGGAGTTCAAATCAATACTTTTG CAAggggagaaacagacagatgtgacGCTGTTAGTGGGCCCACGTTACGGCATCAGTCACGTCATCAACGCCCGGACCAACCTGGTGGCCCTGTTGGCTGACTTCAGCCACGTCAACCGCATCGAGATCCTCACCGAGGATGACACCAACGTCCGACTGGAGCTGCATGTGCTGGACGTCAGG CCCATCACATTGATTATGGAGTCGAGTGACGCAATGAACCTGGCCTGTTTAACAGCGGGCTACTACCGCCTCCTAGTGGACGCAAGGAGATCTATCTTCAGCATGCCCCACTGCAACAGCACTGGAGGGGATGACAACA GTCAGGATCGTGTCTTGGAGTGGCCATACAGCACATCTTTAGGGAACAACGAGGAGCCATCACTCAGGCAGGAGGAGGACTACGACAGGGACTCTGAGTATCCAGACAACgggcagagagagaacagcatCTCTCCCTACTTCCACGAACCGCAAAACCCCGACCTTGGGCCTCAGAGAAGTCTGTtgccccctcctcttccccctgcTACCAGACACAAAACTCAAGACTCACCGCGGAGCGCTAAAGTGTcatttatttttgggggggaccCGCCGTTGAACAAGGCAAAGAACATGGGCTATGAAAGACTGCTGGAGAGCCCTGAGGTACCCGAGCACAGACCGCCCTACatgcacaacaacacagactttCAGCCACAGGACAGGGTGCCATTTCAGTTCAGTGGCCTCACGCATGTCTATAGTAACATTATAAGCGAGGAAGGTGGCGAAGAGCCACTGCTAAGGGATCTGTTTTACCGTGACACAACTGACGACGCAGAGGATGACGACGATGCCTCCTGTGAAGAAGACTCCACAGGTGGAACACCGGTGGGTGacgacagaggaggaggaggagaaaactgtGGGAACCAAGGGGGAGGGTTAGCCACGGCCGCCGGCAAATCTACTTTCCTGACGCTCTCTGGTtccactgatgacatcatcgaCCTGACATCACTGCCTCCTCCTGAGGGAGACGACGGCGTCGACGAGGAAGACGATGACACGCTGCTAGAGACGCTCAACCTTGCGATTGCGGCTCCACCACCGGGCTTCCGGGACAGCTCGGATGAGGACACAGCCCCTGAGGGAAGGCCACTGAGCACACATGACAATGACGATATCCCAGTATCGTTAATTGACGCCGTTCCAACACAtgaggagggggaagggagcatgggaggagagagaaggctGGAGAATGCAGTCGTGAATACTCTACAGGCGCTGGAagctttgtctgtctctgagcAGAGGCCTCCCCCGCCACCACCCAACAGTAACAACCCAG GGGTGTATGCATCTCGAGGCTTCAGCCCAGAGTCGTCCTCGGATTCTGGCAATGAGACCAACTCCTCAGAGATGACTGAAATCTCTGAATTGGCTGCTACTCACAGGCTCAGTGAGAGCCACATGCGTCTTCTAGTGGCCACAAGGGAAGGGTACCAACCTTTACTCGAGGAGAAAACAGAATTCCCCGTCTCACCCAGTACAGGAGGAACGATACAGAAGAAACCCCGTAGTCCAACACGGCACCTTCAGCCTCCAGCAGTTCCTCCAAGACGGAGCCCCCTCTTGGACACCGCATCATCGGGGCCAAACAGCTTGGAGGTGAGGCCCCAGACTAACTTCTCATCCACTCTACAGCGCCCAAGTTCCACCACACCAGGAGGCAAGCATCACAAAAAATCTGCAGACTCCAGCGGGAAATATAACACTTTCAGCACGAGGGATTTGCATCGAGGGGAGAGTAGTGGGAGCCGCAGTCGTCTGGACTTGGACCAGCGCACGTCATTTTGCGAGCGAGGGGAGGGTCAAAGAAGACAAAGTGCTTTTTTGGCAGAAAACTGTGCAGCTGAGGGCCTTGCAATGAATAGCCTTTCTCGTGACCATCACAGAGTTCCCCGCCCTCCTTCCTCTACCTCTGATAATATGTTAGATGTAGTCAACATGGGGAACTGTAATGTAGATAATGGCGCTGCAGCAGTTGAGCAAGACGAACATCTAGTTGTAGCATCGTTGCTGTCCCCAACCAAAAAATCCAGATCAGCAGGGTCTGACCAGGGATCGGACATACAGAGTGACCATCAGCCGATTTCTAGACAGCAGAGTGTTGCACGGCTGTGTGAGTACCATCTAGCGAAAAGGATTTCAAATTTGCAAGGAGAAGCCCACAGTTCACTACAGGGCTCTCTGTGCTCATCCCTAGATGCTGGTGGCAGCACAAACAGTAGTGCCTGTGCCACCCCAACTGACTCACCACTTGGCCCTGGTGCAGTTGAGTCAAAACACCACCATTTGCAAAGGCACCCGCTTTCtagttcctcctcctcattacTCAGGGTGCTAAACTATGATGATAACAAACCGGGAATCCCTCGCGGCATCCCTGTCCAGGGCCCTCAGGGAAAGGACCTCCACCCTCACGCAGACCCTGCCCTCCTTCGGAAAATGCTGCCCAACATTCACCCTCCTGCTGCGGGAGGTGAACCAGGGCGCCCTTCTTCAGCCACGCCATCTAAGCATAAAGAGACCACAGGTACTGGAAGCAAAAGATCCAACAATGAACTGCATGCTAAACAGCAGGCCTGTCTCAAGGGGCTGAACCAGAAGGAAGGCAGTGAGGCCTACAGACAGCTGATTAACTATCTAACTGTCAGCCAGATGCATCAGGGAGGGAAACTGCATAGTGCAGGCATGGGAGGGGCAGTTAAAAAGGACACCAGGCGCTTTATCACTAGCAACCCTCAGCTTGTTGAAATGGTAAAGAACAGGGGGAATACTATTGCTCGCTGCCCATGTATGCCTTCCTCCATATCATCCCCATTCCTCAGTCCAAATTTAGTAAACCCTAATTCAGCCACCATGCAGCTGGCAAATAAAAATCAACGGTCATACCATTCAGCCACACTTCCTGCCAAACTCAAGAGAAGTCCTGACATGCATGCTCAGAGAGTGAATGACACTCTAGATTTCAGGCCAGCtactgctgagaggaggagctcCTTTTCTGGCCTGGAAAGTGAACTAGAGAGGAGTGGCATGGACCCAGAGCACTTCCTGTCACTGTATAAGCGAGAGGGCTGTATCAGCCGTGATGGTGGATTTATTCCAGGTGGAAACCGTGAGGGTGGGGGCACCATTAATCGTGCCCCACCTCGGTCAAGAAGCCAACCTAGTGGCACCACAGAGGACTGGTTCAGATCAGATCCGAGAGCAAAGCATGCTGTTCGTCAGTCTTCTCGTCCTAATgattctctttgtttctctgctgcccCCAGTGTAAGTGGTCAACGAGCAGACCTCAACACCATCACACTAGGAAGGGGAGACCATCCTTCAGCTTTTATCAGACAGACATCTGCTGGCAATAGGGCTTGCATTACATCTCCAACTCCCAGCTCACAATCTcaacctcctccacctcctcccccaccacctcctccattGCCCCTTTCCATGCAAGCCAACGTTAGCTCCACCAACTCAGGATGCACACAGAATTCCATTCATCCCACCCAGTCCCGGCAGAATCAGAACCACATTCATTCTGTCACTCCAACCCTGCAACAGACAGATCCCTTCAGCAATAATCTGCAACGGGGCCGGGAGCTCAAACGCAGCTGCAGCAATGTGACTGCCAATTCTGGTAGTGTGGAGGTTCTGTTTGACAAGCCCAGCCGAAGCCGGAGCCAGCAGCCCTTGATGCCATCTGTGCCCCAGCAAGGTGAGACCAAAGTCCAGCGGAGGCCAACGAGGAAGCGGCTCTCCAAGAGCTATTCCCAGGGCTCTGTGTCTTCTCATACCACGTGCTGGTCTACAGGCAATAGGGTAGACAGTAGAAGGGCGTCTGTGGCATTTCCATTGCAAAAGGATGCTAAACACATGAAGGGCTCTCAAAAACTGGACAACAGTCCCTGGAGGTGCAACGGGCCTTTTAGCTACTGCTTCTTTAAACGTAAGAGTGAGGGTGAAGATGATGAGATTGAATGGGAGAGGCCGAGACGCAGCCGTGGCGATATTGATCATGACGATCCAGCTGCAGCCATATTGCCCTGTGGCTCAGCAGTGGATGCAGCTGGGGAGCAGCTGTACGGGGAGGTCCTCAATAACATGAGCTTCAGTGACCGTCTCGCACGAATCAACGCACTGAAGGACCGCATGTATGGCTTCCCATCCGGCTTCACTGACGTACGCCGTGATGCCAGCGAGCTCATCGCACTGGTGAGATCCAGCATAGGTCGCTGCGACCGTGGACCCCAGATGCCTCTGCAGGACGTGTCCCAGTAcaagcagctcctctctgttgAGTCGAAAGAATTAGGCCGGGCGTGCCGGCGGATGGCACAGGCCCACAGTAGTCCTGAGGAGATGCTGCTAGCTGTCACCTGTAGCTTCCAGGTGCTATGCTGCCTCTGTGAAGCTTGTATGTGTCTGGTCAGGGGTCTCGGGGCCTCAGCCTCACATCAACAGAGAGAGGTTGTGGCAAAGGTTGACGAGGTTGTCATGAACTACATCTGTCTGCtcaaagcagcagaggttgCCACTGTTGGAGCACCAGGGGAGCACAGTGTGAAAGCCCTGGTCCGCCACTCGAGCACCATGTCGGCCATTGCTAACGCACTCACCCGCTCCCTTAAAACGCTGCTTAGCAAGTAG